CTCATCCGCATCTTTACAGCCTTGGAAAAATTTGCTTACCACACAGCAACCAAAATTACTGTCATTGCCGATGGTTTCGTTGATAATCTGGTGAGTAAGGGCGTTCCCAAGAGAAAAATCGAGCTTCTTCCTAACTGGGCTGATATCAACTTCATCCGCCCCTTGGCGAAAGAAAACAACATCTTCCGCAGAGCCTATCAACTTGATGGCAAATTCGTGGTGCTCTATTCCGGTAACATTGCTCTGACCCAAGGTTTAGAAACGGTTATCGAAGCTGCCAAGAGGTTGCAGCACATACCAGATATTGCCATAGTCATACTGGGAGATCCACTTGGATTGCAGCGATTGCAGCAATATGCATTGCGGTGTGGGGTATCTAACGTTCTGCTACAGCCGTTTGCAAAGCGCGAGCATTTGCCAGAAATGCTGGCAGCCGCAGATGTGGGGTTGGTGGTGCAAAAGCGGAATGTGATTTCCTTTAATATGCCTTCAAAAATTCAAGTGCTACTTGCCAGCGGTCGCGTGATTGTAGCATCCGTACCCGTTGGCGGTACAGCAGCTTTAGCGGTGCAAAAAAGTGGCGGCGGAATTATAGTTCCTCCAGAAGACCCTGATGCATTAGCTAAGACGATTTTAGATTTATATAAACATCCGGATAAAGTAGAAACATTAAGTCGCAGAGGTCGGCAGTATGCCGTTGAGCAGTATGCCTTGGAGCAAGCCTTAAATCATTATGAAGCGTTGTTCCACTTGGTTAGTGCTTGTCCAGCCAATCAGGTAGAGGTGTTGCTCAATTGAGTTGAGGGTAGCCTTACCGATACCCTCGACTCAATTTCTGCATCGTTTTTCCTGTAATTAAATAAAAGTTTATAAAGGGCAGTCTGCTAATTCTACAGACATCCTTATACGAAAGTGGCTGAGGGGGTGACAAGCGCCCTGTAATCCTTGTCAAGTGTACAGTGGCTAAATATCTGTCGTCCTGACAAATTGTTCTCGTTGAGAAAATTTCTATATGGCAAGGCTTTTGAGAACTTAAGAAACTTAAGGTGATATTCTTACTAATGACAAATTAAATGTCATTTATTAAGTAAATGACAAAATAGCTGTCGCTACATCATAGAGAAATTTGACATCATCTGTACAGTGACTAATTCTCGGTCATTAATGGCACATTAGTGTTTCGTGACTCATTGATATCGCTTGAGGCATTAAGCCGAGAACTCTGCATAAAAGGGAAATTTAGGCTGAAAAAGCTGATCTTAATATAGGTTTCACTTCTCTGTTTTAACCAAACACAAGAAGGCTACAAACAGACTTTTTAATAGATGTTTACTAATTAAAGCAGTTATAACTTAAATGCCAATTTATGACCCTAAGTTGGTAAAACACTCAAGGTTGGCGGCATGACTCACAACCATCAGAAATTAAGACTTTGAACCACCAAGTGAACGTTTTGGCTCTTTGGTGTAACACAACGTGACTCAATAATTTTAAGCTATAAGTTTTTTACTTTAATTGCGGAATTTAGAACAGAGACTGTGTGGTAACAAGTAAATAGAAAACTGTTAGACGAGGTAGTACATGCAGGCACTTACTGCGGTTATGATTACCTGGGCACATTACCTTTTGGGTAATCGCGCAAGTAGCTCTAATAAGTTTAAGTATATTGACTCAAGTACACCTAGCACGCTTTGCAGATTGTTTAGACTCGGTTTAGTTCATGAGCAATTTGCAAGAATTTGTTCTGTTTCTATCCCATTATTGCATAAGTTAATTTCGGTTTTACCTATAAAGAAGTGTTTCTCCTGTACCATCTTTGAGCATCTTTTTTAGTTTTTTCTAGAAATGAATACTATGATTTTATGGTTTCTCAGCAACTGTCTTATAGTAACAACCCTGACGTCAAAACTATT
The sequence above is a segment of the Mastigocladopsis repens PCC 10914 genome. Coding sequences within it:
- a CDS encoding glycosyltransferase family 4 protein; translated protein: MQILIYSYNYHPEPIGIAPLMTELAEGLVKRGHSVRVVTGMPNYPQRCIYPEYKGKLYHTEYKNGVKIQRSYVWIRPKPSLLDRILLELSFVITSFLQALNGPRPDVILLTVPSLPVCVPAALLKWLYACPVVLNIQDILPEAAVHTGLLKNKWLIRIFTALEKFAYHTATKITVIADGFVDNLVSKGVPKRKIELLPNWADINFIRPLAKENNIFRRAYQLDGKFVVLYSGNIALTQGLETVIEAAKRLQHIPDIAIVILGDPLGLQRLQQYALRCGVSNVLLQPFAKREHLPEMLAAADVGLVVQKRNVISFNMPSKIQVLLASGRVIVASVPVGGTAALAVQKSGGGIIVPPEDPDALAKTILDLYKHPDKVETLSRRGRQYAVEQYALEQALNHYEALFHLVSACPANQVEVLLN